The Oscillatoria acuminata PCC 6304 genomic interval ATTTTAATGGCCCAGTTACCGGAAGCAATACCCTCACCCTGCAACCGGCAACCCCAACCGAAAATATTACCCTAGGGAATGCTACAGATGCGGGGGAAAGTTTAGATTTAACCTCAAATGATTTAGCCCAAATTCAAGAGGGGTTTACCTCGATTACGATTGGACGGACTGACTCGACGGCAGAGATTTCCATTATGAATCCCGTCACTTTTACCGACCCGGTAACCCTTCAAGGGGGTTCGGGAGAGATTGTTGTGGATGGGATGATTACCGGGGCGGATAATGCAGCAATTTCCCTGAATGCTGCGACAATTTATCTCAATTCTGATGTGGTAAACCCTCAGAATAATATTGATTTAACCGGGAATCTGATTTTGGAAAATGATGTCACGCTGACAACGGACCAGGAAGAGGGAAATATTACAATTCTGGGCAATATTGATGGCAATTCTGGACAGAGTTTAAGGTCATCGGGTTTGACCTTGAATGCGGGAACGGGTGCGATTGAAGTCCGGGGAAATATTGGAGAGAGTTTCCCGTTAAATCGGTTGAATGTGACCACGGAGAAGACTATTTTAGGGGGGAATGTGACCACCGATGGAGGGGATATCACCTTTGACAGCGCGATCGCCCTCGGGTCCGATTCCCAAATTACAACCGGCGCGGGTCCCGGTCAGATTCTCTTCCAGGGTCTGCTAGATAGTCAAACCAATGTCCCCCAAAATCTCACCCTCAGCGCCGGAATGGGGGATGTCACCTTTAATCGCGCCGTTGGTAGTCAGCAACCCTTGGGAAATCTGATTATCCAGAGTGCCGGAAATATCACGGCGCTGGATACCCTTGCTGCCGCCAGTTTCCGCTCCTTTAGTACCGGGACTATTAATCTTCAGGGGAACCTTACCACCACTGCTGCACCGGGAGTTCAACTCCAAAGTGAGCAGATACTAACCGTAGCGGATATCACCACTAATGGACAGCAACTTACCCTAGAAAGTCTGTCTGGCAATGTCCAAAGCGGGAATTTAGATACCGCTTCTGCCACAACGGGAGGGAATCTCACCGTCACCAGTACCCAAGGGGAAATTATCACCGGCAATCTCACCGCATCCGGTGTTACCCAAGGGGGAAATGTGACGGTGATTGCTGAGGTTGCTATTACTGCCGGTGCGATCGACTCTAGCGCAACCCTGGGAAATGCCGGGAATGTGTTTCTCGACCCGATTGGAGATATCCAAGTCTCTTGGATTAACGCACAAGGGGGAACGAATGGCAGCGGGGGTGACATCTTCATCGAAACCACCGGGGGATTGTTCCGCGCCACCGATTCCTTTGCCAGCGAGTATTCTCCCACGGGGTTTGCCAGTATTTCCTCGGCAGGGAGTACCGGGGGTGGGAGTATCACATTAAATCATGCTGGAGGAGATGATATCGACCCGATTGAAGGGTTTGAAATTGGCAATCCCCTGTTTAACGGCACTCGGGATGTGATTACCACGGGGACATCTACCCTCAATATCGGGGAAATCTTCCCCCGTTCGATTACCCGGGGGAATATTACAGTTGCAACCGATGATGGCGTCGATCCGATACCCGAACCGGAACCGGAACCGGAACTTGTGCCGGAACCGGAACTTGTGTTAGAACCGGAACCTGCACCGGAAGTACCAGAACCTGCACCGGAAGCGCTAGAACCTGCACCGGAAGTACCAGAACCTGCACCGGAAGCGCTAGAACCTGCACCGGAACCTGCACCGGAACCTGCACCAGAACCTGCGCCAGAACCTCAAACAGGAACGGCATCCCCAAATCTCATCTCACCAGAGATACCTCCTCTCGGGGAACCGTTATCCACGCCGGAATCCTTACCCCAAGAAGGGAGTGACCCGGAACTGATCTCACCCGGGGAACTTCCGTCCGAACCTACTGGAGGACCGAGGATATCCCCACCAGAAATCACCTCGTTGCCGCAGGGAAATGATTTGGTAAGACAACCTGAACCCACCCAACCCCCGACCCTGACTCCAACCGGGGTGATTAATCCTGAACCCACTCGCACGAGTTCTCCAGCAGGAAATCTACCCCCTTTCCTCTCACCTTTAGAACCGGAACCGACAGTCAGCACCTCGATCGCCTCTGCGATCGCCCCGGAAACAGAATCCAGTACGGCGATGGAAACGCAATCCGACTCTCCGGGAAACTCCTCCAATTTGCCGTTAGAAACTGGTCAACAGTCAGAACTGATCGCCGTCGGTTCCCCGTTGGAACTTGATGTAGATGTGGAAGTGACAACTTTGGAAGAAGCGTTATCTCGGGAGTTTACCGACTATTTTCAAGACTCCACTCCCGTGGATATCCAGTCCCTCAATGAAGTGCGACAAACCCTGCGGCAAACTGAGGAAGTGACTGGAATCAAAACTGCTGTGGTGTATATTGTGTTTGGACGAACGGAGTTGTATGAAAATGCGGCATTGATTTGTCCCAATGGCGATCGCGATGAGGAGTGGCAGCGCCGTCGGACCCGGGAAGAAGAATTAGGATGGCCTTGCGATCGCCATCCCGATGACCCTGTAGAATTATTAGTGGTTACTGGATCAAATAAACCCCTGCGACTGCAAATCCCCGAGGCGAATCGTGCACGGGTTGAGAAATTAACCTTGGAAATGCGCGGGGAAATTACCAATTTCAAAATGATCCACACTCAGCGCTATCTCCATTCCTCTCAACAGCTTCATCGCTTGTTAATTGAACCCATTGAACCCACCCTGAAACAACGAGGCATCGAAAATCTAGCTTTTATTCCTGACGCGGGAGTGCGATCGCTTCCCTTTGCGGCACTCCATGATGGCGAAACCTTTCTGATTGAACGGTACAGTCTGGCCGTGATGCCAAGTTTTAGTCTCACCCAACCTGTCTATGCTAACTTGAAAACCGAGAAAGTTTTGGCAATGGGAGCTTCTAAATTTTTGACTTTAAAGGCATTGCCTGCGGTTCCCGTTGAGTTAGAGACTATTATTTGTCAGACGCCGCTTGGGTCTGAATCTTGTTGGCCTGGGGAACGATTTTTAAATGAAGACTTTACCCTGGATATCTTGAAACAGCGGGGAACTCAAGGAGATTTTCGCATCCTTCATCTGGCCACTCATGCTGATTTTCAACCGGGAGCCCCGGGGGAATCTTATATTAAATTATGGAATTATCGCTTACCCTTTTCCCAAATGAAAGAGTTACAATGGCATAATCCCGAAGTGGAGTTGTTGGTGTTGAGTTCCTGCCGAACTGCGATTGGAGATGAACAGGTGGAGTTAGGATTTGCCGGGTTAGCATTGCAGTCCGGGGTGAAATCGGCGATCGCCTCTTTATGGTATGTGAATGATGAGGCGACATTAGGATTAATGACCGAATTGTACCAAGAGTTGCGATCGGCCCCCATTCGTTCTGAAGGATTGCGCCTTGCACAACTGGAAATGCTGCAAGGAAACGTCCGCTTGGAAGCGGGACAACTCATCGGTTCTAATGGGACAGTCGCCCTGCCAAAGGAACTCGCCGATCTCACCATAACGGACTTTTCCCATCCTTACTATTGGGCCGGATTTACGGCGATCGGCAACCCCTGGTAAATTCCCGAGGATTTTGATAAATAAATTTTTCTGAAACTATTGCAAGGATTACTCGGGAGAAGAGGTCTTTCTTAAATCCCATACGTTGCTCTCAAACATCCTAATTTTACAGAATTTTTGTTAAAAATATACCCGGGAAATACCATAAGTTTTTCCGGGTATTTCTTCTTTAAAATTGCCGTAATAGTTTGAAATTTTCCCTGAATTTGTACTTTTAACTATGGACAGAATCAGAAAGATATGTTATTGTCTAGTTTTTAATGCTTCCCAATCAGTGGAAGCCCCTAATTTTTGCAAGACATCATGCCATCAGGCAAATGAACCTTGAGGTTTATCACATTTCATTGGCCTGATAAAGCCGATGAAAATAGCCGATTAACTCCAGCAGAAAATCGCTTTTCATCAGTAGTCCCAACCCACTTAAGCTATTTGTTCACCCTTTTCTTAAGATAAGTCCTTTAATTATGAATAACCACCAATTCAGGGCGATCGCATCCCTACTCCTCCTCTCCTATCTAACCGGAACTGCCAACCCCACCCATGCCCAACCCATCACCCCCGCCGCTGATGGCACGGGCACAACAGTCAATCCCGATGGACCACAATTTAATATTGAAGGCGGACAACTCTCCAAAGATGGCGCAAATTTATTCCATAGTTTTGAACAATTTGGACTCGACCCCGGACAAGTTGCCAACTTCCTCTCCAACCCCGACATTCAAAACATATTAGGACGCATTACCGGCGGAGATGCCTCGATTATTAACGGATTAATTCAACTCACCGGCGGCAATTCCAACCTCTACCTGATGAATCCTGCCGGAATACTATTTGGACCCAATGCTCAATTAAATGTCCCCGCCGACTTTTTCGCCACCACTGCCACCGGAATTGGATTCAGTCAAGGGAATTGGTTTAATGCCGTCGGCGATAATCAATGGTCCAATTTAGTCGGAACCCCCTCGCAATTTGCCTTTTCCAACCTCCAACCTGGTTCCTTAGTTAATCTAGGAAACTTAACCTTAGAACCGGGTAACAACTTAACCCTATTAGGCGGAACCGTCCTCAACACCGGCACTTTATCCGCCCCGGGAGGCAATATAACCATTGCAGCAGTTCCCGGAGAGAGTCTCGTCCGAATTTCTCAAGAGAATCACCTATTAAGTTTAGACATCCAAACCGGGATATCGGGACTCTCCATACCCAGTCCCCAATCCTTGCCTGAATTGTTAACAGGTTCCGGTGTCAGTCATGCCAATCAAGTCACCATTAACGCCGATGGCAGCATCCAGTTATCCGGTTCAGGACTGAACATTGATACCCAAACCGGAGATACTATTGCTTCAGGAAATATTGCCGCAACCGAGGGACAAATTGCTGTCCTAGGCGATCGTGTTGCTGTCATAGATGCCGATATCAACACATCAGGAAACAATGGCGGGGGAACAATCCTCATCGGCGGCGACTATCAAGGAAATGGGACAATTCCGAATGCAGTACAAACCTTTATTAGTCCCAATACCACCATTCATGCCGATGCCATAGAAAGCGGAGATGGGGGACGAGTGATTATTTGGGCCGATGAAACCACCCAATTTTTTGGCAACATCAGCGCTAAAGGCGGTCCAGAATTTGGAGATGGCGGATTTGTAGAAGTTTCGGGATTAGAATTTCTACAGTATCAGGGTCAAGTGGATACCTTTGCCCCCAATGGCAATCTCGGGACCTTATTATTAGATCCAACTGATATAGTAATAGTCCCCGTCGGGACAGGAGACACCAATAATTTAACGGATGTAGATGCTTTTGCCGACCCTAATATAGGGATTGGAGAAACTAGATTAGACGTAACTGCTATCAATGAGGCGACCGCTAATGTTATTTTACAAGCGACCAATGACATTACCTTTAATGCAGCTATTGACAATCCGAATTTAGGAGTGGCGCTAACTGCTGAAGCTGGAAGTGATATTAGAGTCAATGCCGATATTAACCTGAATCGAGGTAATATTACTTTAAATGCAGGAGGTGGAATTGCTATTAACAATGCCACGATTAATACTGGGGGTGGGAATTTCATCGCAACGGGTACGGGTAGTGCTAATTTGCGTCGGGGAATTAATCTTAATACGGGGGTTATAAATGCTGGTGGCGGAAATATTAACCTCATAGGGATGGGATTTGATGATATTGACGCTAGCAATAACTTGGGCATTGGTCTGACTAATAACAGCAGTGTAGAGACCACCGGAAACGGTATGATTACCCTAGAAGGCACTGGGGGCACCGGCATTGATGGGAACACCGGGATATTGGTGAATAATAGTACAATAGTTTCAGGAAACGAAGATATCACCCTCACCGGCATTGGCGGCAACGGTACGGGACAACTCAACCGAGGTGTTATTCTTCAAGGTAGCAGCGTGCAATCCACAGGAGGGGCGATCGCTATCACCGGCACTGGCGGCACTGGCACGGATTCCAACAACGGGATATTTGTTAATATAAACACAACCCTATCAGAAAACGGAGATATCACCTTCAATGGCACGGGCGGCAACGGTACAGGACAACTCAACCGAGGTGTTGTTTTTCAAGGTGCCAGCATCGTGGAATCCACAGGAGGGGCGATCGCTATCACCGGCACTGGCGGCACTGGCACAAATGAGAACATCGGGATATTTGTTGGTGAGCAGACAAACGTATTAGGAAATGGAAATATCAACCTTACTGGCACTGGCGGCGACGGTACTGGACAACTCAACTTAGGTGTTTCTCTTCAAAATGGCAGCAGAGTGGAATCCACAGGAGATGTGATCTCTATCACAGGTATCGGTGGCACTGGCATGGATAGGAACTATGGGATATTAATTGGTACTGAGACAGAGACTAGCACAACGGTTAAGTCAGGGAACGGAGATATTACCCTCACTGGCATCGGCGGCGAAGGCACGGGACAAAGGAACTTAGGCATTAATCTTATAGATGGCAGCATTGTGGAATCCACAGGAGGGGCGATCGCCATCACTGGTAGAGGTGGCACTGGCACGAATGAGAACATCGGGATATTTTTGGGTACGAATACACAGACAAGTACAACGGTTGAGTCAGAAACTGGAGATATCACCCTCACCGGCATTGGGGGCGAATCTAGCGGACAAGGCAACGCAGGCGTCAGTCTTCAAAATGGCAGCAGGGTGGAATCCACAGGTGGTACGATTGCCATCACCGGCATTGGCGGCACTGGTACGGATTCCAACACCGGCATATTTGTCAATAACACAAGCAGAGTATTAGGGAATGGAGACATCACTCTCACCGGCACAAGCGGCGAAGGTACAGAAAAAAACAACCGAGGGGTTTCTCTTGAACGTACCAGCATTGTGCAATCCACAGGAGGTGCGATCGCCATTACAGGCACTGGCGGCACTGGCACAGATAACAACATAGGGATATTTGTTGAGGACACAACCGTATTAGGAAGCGGAGATATCACCCTCACCGGCACTGGTGGCGACGGTACAGGACAAAACAACCGAGGCGTTAATCTTGAAAATGGCAGCATCGTGGAATCCACAGGAGGGGCGATCGCTATTACAGGCACTGGCGGCACTGGCACAAATGGAAATACCGGGATATTTGTTGGGACTAACCCAGAAAACACAGAGACTAACACAACCATTAAGTCCGGGAATGGAAATATTACTCTCATTGGTACAGGCAATGGGACTGGAGAAAATAATCAAGGTATTTTTCTGTTAACAACTCTCAATAACACCGAACCTGGTAATGTTATTCCCCTCAGTAACATTGAATCGACCGGAACCGGCACTATTACCCTGGAAGGGATGGGCGCAAATGGTGTGGAGGGGATTCGGTTAGAGAATAGCTTTATCAATTATATGGGAACTGGCAGTGGCGATGTCATTCTCCGCAGTAACGATATCCGCCTCATCGGTGAAACTCGCCTTTTTACAAATGATATGCTCACCTTAGAACCGATCGCCCCTGGTGATGATATTTCTATCAATAATACTACCGCCGAGTACAATATCACCACCGAAGAATTGCTGATGCTTGATGTCCCCCGTGGCCTTCTCACCCTGGGTTCGGAAACAATCGGCAATATTTATCTCGGGTCTTTAGATGAAAGCATTGACCTCAGTGATGCTACTTATGACCTGACTCTGAAAACAGATCAAGGGATTTATGTCTATGGAGGCATGATTACAAATACCCAAAATCTCACCCTAGATGGTGGGGTCAACCTGCTCCATCCGGTTACATTTACCACAGATTCTGGGAATATTACCTTTACGAGGACTATTGATGGAAACTCTAATCTTACCTTAGATTCGGTAACCGGCAATATCACTATAGAGGGGGCTGTAGGCAGTCAAACCGCATTGGGTAACCTCACGATTCTGAATGCCAACAATGTCACAACTGAATCCATAACCGCCGCGAGTTTGACCCAGTTTGCGGGTACAGGAAGCACAATTTTTAACGGCGAAATTGTGACAACTGGCGCAAATGGGATTAATGTCATAACAAATCAGATAACGTTTAATGCTCCGATTACGACAACGGGAGGCGGTGGCGTAACTCTGGACAATGCAGAAATTTTAGAAATTACTGCACCGTTTAATTTAGAGGGTGCTTTCCAGCAAACTGGCATGGGAAGCGTCATCCTAAACAGTGAAATTACAACCAACCATAATAATATCGAGTTTACGGCACCTGTCACCCTAACCGGCGAGGCGAGTTTAAATCCCGGAACCGGCAGTTTATTTTTCGGTTCCAATCTGGATGCGGGTAATAATTCCCTCACTTTAACTGCGGGACAAATTGAATTGAATGGACCCGTTACCGGAACCAATACCCTGACGCTACAACCGGCAACAACAACTCAAAATATGACTCTGGGAGACAATAATGTTGATGCAGAGAGCTTACATCTAACCCGCACCGAGTTGGAGTATATCCAAGATGGATTTACCGCCATTACCTTGGGACGCCGTGACTCATCGGGAACGATTTCTATTGTCAATCCTCTGACATTTCTCGACCCGGTGGCGATAGAAGCAGGTTCGGGGGTGATTGCGGTGAATGGGACGATTACGGGTTCAGATAATGCCGCTCTTGCCTTGAATGCCGCTACAATTGAACTCTATTCTGATATCATCACGGACCATAATGATATAGCATTAACTGGAAATGTAATTCTGGGCAATGATATTACTCTCAACACGAATAGTGAAGGGGGTGATATTACAGTGATTGGGAATATTGACAGTAATGCTGACAATCCAACTCTACCCAATTTAACGTTAAATGCGGGAACGGGTGCAATTAATCTCCGGGGAAATTTGGGGGAAGGGACGCCGTTACAGAGTGTGACGGTGACGAGTGACAGGGGGACGGTTCAAGGAAATGTGATAACCGATGGAGGGGATATCACCTTTAATAGTGCGATCGCCCTCGCTGAAGCGCTACAACTCTCTACCGGAGAAGGTGGGGGGAACATCACCTTTGCCGGAACCGTTGACAGTGAGACAAACCTGGGGCAGAATTTGACCCTGAGTGCTGGAACCGGGACGATTACCTTTAACGGTGCGATCGGCAGTCTGCAACCTTTGGGAAATTTGGATATCTTGAATGCCGGGACTATTACTGCATTGGATACCATTGCAGCAGCAAGTTTCCGCGCCTTGAGTAGCGGAACTATTATCCTGGATGGAAACTTAACCACCACTGCTGCACCGGGAGTTCAAATCCAGTCGGCAAATGAGCTTACTGTTGCTGATATTACCACCAACGGACAAGCGCTGAGTCTAGAAAGTCAAACGGCAAATGTCAACACGGGGAATTTAGATACCTCTTCTGCCACCACTGGGGGAACAATTACTGTCACCAGTACCCAAGGGGAAATTACTACCGGGAATCTCACTGCATCCGGGGTGACTCAGGGGGGAAATATTAGAGTAATTGCTGAAATTGCCATTACTGCTGGAGAGATTGACTCCCGTGCCACCATCGGCAATGCCGGGAATGTATTCCTGGACCCGATTGGGGATATTCAAGTCTCCTGGATTAACGCACAAGGGGGAACGGATGGCACAGGCGGTGACGTTTTTATCGAAACCACTGGGGGATTTTTTCGCGCTGTGGAGTCCTTTGCTAGTGAGTATTCTCCTACGGGATTTGCTAGTATTTCTAGCGCTGGAGGAACAGGTGGCGGGAGTATCACCCTGAACCACGCCGGAGGGAATGCAGGCCCTCCGATTCAGGAGTTTGAAATTGGGAATCCCGAGTTTAACGGCACTGAGGATGTGGTGATTACAGGAACATCTATGCTGAATCTTGGGGAAGTCTTTCCAGATTCTTTTACTCGGGGAAATATTACGATTACAACTGATGATGCTACACCGGAACCGACAACATCTCAGAATCCCATCCTTCCAGAGACACTTCCAGAGGAACCCACCTCAACACCGACATCCGTATCGGAACCGACCCCCCCAGAAATTGTCCCCGAGGAACCCATTTCCCCACTGGAACCTCGGGTGATACCCGTAGCGACACCGGAACCTGTAGTAACCCCAGAAATTCCCCAAGAACCGGCAGTCAATGACAGTGTGCAACAACCGGAACCCGTTCAACCCCCGAGAATTACACCGGCACAAGCGATTACACCGGAACCGATTCTCACAGTTTCCCCCGCACCCAGTCTCCCGCCGTTGTCGTCTCCTACTGAACCAGAACCCGTGGGTAGTGCAACTCTACCCACGGCAATTACCCCAGACCCTGAACCGACTACGGTAGTCGTAGAAAGTGTACCGATCGCCACTATAGAAAGCGCTCTCTCACGGGTACAAGTCTCCGAACAGTCTAATGACCGGACTGAAGTGGCGATCGCACCCCTCAAGTTGGATACCCAGATTATGACCCTGGAAGAAGCGTTTTCTCGGGAGTTTATGGCCTATTTTGACTATCCTGATAATAGCCTTGAACTGCTATCCCTTGATGAAATCCAGGAAGTGCTCCGAGAAACGGAGGAAATCACCGATGTCAAAACAGCAGTGATTTATATCATGTTTGGACGAAAGGAGTTTAAGGAAAATTCAGCACTGCTTTGTCCTACGGGCGATCACATGGAAGATGAGCGTGGCGATCGCACCGAGGAACAAGAATTAGGATGGCCTTGTGACCCTCATCCCGAAGATCCTGTCGAGTTGTTCGTGGTGACGGGAGTGGAAGAACCCCTGCGTTTCCAAATTCCCGAAGCATATCGCGAATTGGTGGAAGAATTGGCCCTGGATTTACGAACCCAAGTTACAGATTTTAAGCAGCAGCTAACGAAAAATTATTTGACAACAGCTCAAGCATTACATCAGCTAGTCATTGAACCCATTGAACCGGCCTTAAAAAAACGCGGCATTCAAAATCTCGTGTTTATTCCCGATGCGGGATTGCGTTCAATTCCCTTTGCTGCACTCCATAATGGAGAAAATTTTCTGATTGAAGACTACAGTATGGCCTTGGTTCCCAGTTTTAGTTTGACTCAACCTCGCTATACGAATTTAAAAAATGAGCGAGTCCTGGCAATGGGTTCGAGTAAATTTGAGAGTTTACCCCCGTTACCGGCAGTGGAAGTG includes:
- a CDS encoding CHAT domain-containing protein, which produces MNNHQFRAIASLLLLSYLTGTANPTHAQPITPAADGTGTTVNPDGPQFNIEGGQLSKDGANLFHSFEQFGLDPGQVANFLSNPDIQNILGRITGGDASIINGLIQLTGGNSNLYLMNPAGILFGPNAQLNVPADFFATTATGIGFSQGNWFNAVGDNQWSNLVGTPSQFAFSNLQPGSLVNLGNLTLEPGNNLTLLGGTVLNTGTLSAPGGNITIAAVPGESLVRISQENHLLSLDIQTGISGLSIPSPQSLPELLTGSGVSHANQVTINADGSIQLSGSGLNIDTQTGDTIASGNIAATEGQIAVLGDRVAVIDADINTSGNNGGGTILIGGDYQGNGTIPNAVQTFISPNTTIHADAIESGDGGRVIIWADETTQFFGNISAKGGPEFGDGGFVEVSGLEFLQYQGQVDTFAPNGNLGTLLLDPTDIVIVPVGTGDTNNLTDVDAFADPNIGIGETRLDVTAINEATANVILQATNDITFNAAIDNPNLGVALTAEAGSDIRVNADINLNRGNITLNAGGGIAINNATINTGGGNFIATGTGSANLRRGINLNTGVINAGGGNINLIGMGFDDIDASNNLGIGLTNNSSVETTGNGMITLEGTGGTGIDGNTGILVNNSTIVSGNEDITLTGIGGNGTGQLNRGVILQGSSVQSTGGAIAITGTGGTGTDSNNGIFVNINTTLSENGDITFNGTGGNGTGQLNRGVVFQGASIVESTGGAIAITGTGGTGTNENIGIFVGEQTNVLGNGNINLTGTGGDGTGQLNLGVSLQNGSRVESTGDVISITGIGGTGMDRNYGILIGTETETSTTVKSGNGDITLTGIGGEGTGQRNLGINLIDGSIVESTGGAIAITGRGGTGTNENIGIFLGTNTQTSTTVESETGDITLTGIGGESSGQGNAGVSLQNGSRVESTGGTIAITGIGGTGTDSNTGIFVNNTSRVLGNGDITLTGTSGEGTEKNNRGVSLERTSIVQSTGGAIAITGTGGTGTDNNIGIFVEDTTVLGSGDITLTGTGGDGTGQNNRGVNLENGSIVESTGGAIAITGTGGTGTNGNTGIFVGTNPENTETNTTIKSGNGNITLIGTGNGTGENNQGIFLLTTLNNTEPGNVIPLSNIESTGTGTITLEGMGANGVEGIRLENSFINYMGTGSGDVILRSNDIRLIGETRLFTNDMLTLEPIAPGDDISINNTTAEYNITTEELLMLDVPRGLLTLGSETIGNIYLGSLDESIDLSDATYDLTLKTDQGIYVYGGMITNTQNLTLDGGVNLLHPVTFTTDSGNITFTRTIDGNSNLTLDSVTGNITIEGAVGSQTALGNLTILNANNVTTESITAASLTQFAGTGSTIFNGEIVTTGANGINVITNQITFNAPITTTGGGGVTLDNAEILEITAPFNLEGAFQQTGMGSVILNSEITTNHNNIEFTAPVTLTGEASLNPGTGSLFFGSNLDAGNNSLTLTAGQIELNGPVTGTNTLTLQPATTTQNMTLGDNNVDAESLHLTRTELEYIQDGFTAITLGRRDSSGTISIVNPLTFLDPVAIEAGSGVIAVNGTITGSDNAALALNAATIELYSDIITDHNDIALTGNVILGNDITLNTNSEGGDITVIGNIDSNADNPTLPNLTLNAGTGAINLRGNLGEGTPLQSVTVTSDRGTVQGNVITDGGDITFNSAIALAEALQLSTGEGGGNITFAGTVDSETNLGQNLTLSAGTGTITFNGAIGSLQPLGNLDILNAGTITALDTIAAASFRALSSGTIILDGNLTTTAAPGVQIQSANELTVADITTNGQALSLESQTANVNTGNLDTSSATTGGTITVTSTQGEITTGNLTASGVTQGGNIRVIAEIAITAGEIDSRATIGNAGNVFLDPIGDIQVSWINAQGGTDGTGGDVFIETTGGFFRAVESFASEYSPTGFASISSAGGTGGGSITLNHAGGNAGPPIQEFEIGNPEFNGTEDVVITGTSMLNLGEVFPDSFTRGNITITTDDATPEPTTSQNPILPETLPEEPTSTPTSVSEPTPPEIVPEEPISPLEPRVIPVATPEPVVTPEIPQEPAVNDSVQQPEPVQPPRITPAQAITPEPILTVSPAPSLPPLSSPTEPEPVGSATLPTAITPDPEPTTVVVESVPIATIESALSRVQVSEQSNDRTEVAIAPLKLDTQIMTLEEAFSREFMAYFDYPDNSLELLSLDEIQEVLRETEEITDVKTAVIYIMFGRKEFKENSALLCPTGDHMEDERGDRTEEQELGWPCDPHPEDPVELFVVTGVEEPLRFQIPEAYRELVEELALDLRTQVTDFKQQLTKNYLTTAQALHQLVIEPIEPALKKRGIQNLVFIPDAGLRSIPFAALHNGENFLIEDYSMALVPSFSLTQPRYTNLKNERVLAMGSSKFESLPPLPAVEVELNTIICNNQANRNNCWPGEVFLNEAFTFNTLNQRGNSGDFRMIHLATHADFQPGDPANSYIQLWDKRVEFPQMKELQWSDPEVELLVLSSCRTAVGDEQSELGFAGLAVQSGVKSAIASVWYVNDEATLGLMSELYQQLRSAPIRAEGLRRAQLQLLRGEVRFEGGQLVGSDAAIALPKELEHLNGMDLSHPYYWSGFITIGSPW